The following coding sequences lie in one Flavobacterium sediminis genomic window:
- a CDS encoding Rieske 2Fe-2S domain-containing protein encodes MEQNTVNYIDSLLIHDKENGKYQHNRKAFTDPELFELEMKYIYENNWVYLAHESQVANANDYYTTTIGRQSVVITRDKEGQLHGLINSCSHKGAQLCRYRKGNKSSFTCPFHGWTFNNSGKLLKVKDSKAGGYPEQFNCEGSHDLKKIARLESYRGFIFGSLNPDVVSLKEYLNDTTLIIDHIVDQAPEGLEVLNGSSQYTYNGNWKLQMENGADGYHVSSVHWNYVATMARRNYEKEGTKAVDANGWSKSPRAGGYGFKNGHILLWTTKLNPEVSPIYKQKDRLIAEFGEEKAGFMLTMTRNLGVYPNVFIMDQFSTQIRVVRPISVNETEITIYCFGVKGESKEERSTRIRQYEDFFNVTGMGTPDDLEEFRSCQIAYESTELPYNDMSRGATHWVYGPDDHAEKMGINPVISGIKSEDEGLFVSQHEYWKETLIKGVSKEELV; translated from the coding sequence ATGGAACAAAACACAGTAAATTATATCGATTCTTTATTAATTCACGATAAAGAAAACGGAAAGTATCAGCACAACCGAAAAGCTTTTACAGATCCTGAATTATTTGAACTTGAAATGAAATACATCTACGAGAATAATTGGGTGTATTTAGCACACGAATCACAAGTAGCTAATGCAAACGACTATTATACAACAACTATTGGTCGTCAATCGGTTGTAATTACTCGCGATAAAGAAGGACAATTACACGGACTTATCAATTCCTGTTCACACAAAGGAGCACAACTGTGCCGCTACAGAAAAGGAAATAAATCCTCTTTTACATGTCCGTTTCATGGTTGGACATTCAACAATTCAGGAAAACTACTAAAAGTAAAAGATTCCAAGGCAGGCGGATATCCGGAACAATTTAACTGCGAAGGTTCTCACGATCTAAAAAAAATTGCACGTTTAGAATCGTATAGAGGTTTCATTTTTGGTTCCTTAAATCCTGATGTAGTTTCTTTAAAAGAATATCTTAATGACACGACTTTAATTATCGATCATATTGTAGATCAAGCTCCGGAAGGTTTAGAAGTGTTAAACGGTTCATCGCAATATACTTACAACGGAAATTGGAAGTTGCAAATGGAAAATGGTGCCGATGGTTACCACGTTTCATCAGTACACTGGAATTATGTAGCCACAATGGCGCGCCGTAATTACGAAAAAGAAGGTACAAAGGCAGTTGATGCCAACGGATGGAGTAAATCGCCCAGAGCGGGCGGATATGGCTTTAAAAACGGTCATATATTGCTTTGGACAACCAAATTAAATCCGGAAGTAAGTCCTATCTACAAACAAAAAGATCGTTTAATCGCAGAATTCGGTGAAGAAAAAGCTGGATTTATGCTAACAATGACACGCAATTTAGGGGTTTATCCTAATGTGTTCATTATGGATCAGTTTTCTACTCAAATTCGTGTAGTTCGACCAATTTCAGTGAATGAAACTGAAATTACTATTTATTGTTTCGGTGTAAAAGGCGAAAGCAAAGAAGAACGTTCAACCCGAATTCGTCAATACGAAGATTTCTTCAACGTAACCGGTATGGGAACTCCCGATGATTTAGAGGAATTCCGTTCATGTCAAATTGCATACGAATCTACTGAATTGCCTTATAACGACATGAGTCGCGGTGCAACACATTGGGTTTACGGACCAGATGATCACGCTGAAAAA